The following DNA comes from Anopheles arabiensis isolate DONGOLA chromosome 3, AaraD3, whole genome shotgun sequence.
GAATTGCAATCCGTGATTATCTTTAAGGGTAATCCATGGACGTACGAGTGGAACCTTTTCAACGCATATATTACGGATAGAGTTTCCAACTCGTAGCTATGAAGTTTTGATTCTTCTTTAGAGGTGGTTTTAGAAAAATATGCTATTGGGTGAAGTTTCCCATCATTCTGTTTTTGGAATAAGACTGCACCAAAACCGAATGAGCTCGCGTCGCAATGCAGCTCCGTCTCATATTTGGGATTAAATATAGCCAAGACAGGAGACTGGACGAAGGGTTTGAAATGCTTGGATGCAGGAATTATCAAAATCAAATGGCACATCTTTCTGAAGAAGATTTGTAAGAGGTTTAGCTATATGAGAAAATGATGGAACGAACCTACGGAAGTAAGAAAAGAGCCCTAAACATCTTCTTAACTGTTTGACATTAGTAGGCATAGGAAAGTTATATATTGATGTAAGGTGTTTTCCACTAGGTCGTATACCAGAGGCACAGGCTTCGTATCCAAGATATTCCAAATTAGTGTGGGCAAATTTGCATTTATCAATGCGCAGTTCAAGTCCATTTTGTTTAAGTTTCTCGAGAACAGAACTCAACGTCTCAAGATGAGAGTGAAAGTCTTTAGAAGCTATTATGATGTCGTCCAAGTAGACAACTAATTTCTCGGAATCTATAAATTCGCGTAATATTGAATTTATGAATCTCTGAAATTCCGCGGGGGCATTTTTAAGCCCAAAAGGCATCTTTAAATATTCATATTGCCCATCAGGTGTTACGAAGGAGGTGTACTTAATTGAGCTTTCATCCATCTTTACCTGATGGAAACCGCTTTTAAATCAAGCAAACTAAATACACTTTTACCACTCAGGTGTTCGAGGCATGTCTCAATTAACGGTAATGGAAAATTATCCCTTACTGTTATTTTATTCAGGGGCCTGTAATCGACGCACATACGCACTTCACCACTTTTTTTCTAACTAGCACAAGGGGAGAAGCGTATGGGGAATTACTTGGTTGAATGACTTTATCATTTAACAATTGATTTACTATCTGTCGCACTTGATTCCTCTCCCCATAGGAAAGTCTACGTGGCTTTGCATAAATAGGGGTATCATGAACGAGATTAATTTTCATGGAATACTGAGGATATTCTATATTCTCAATAGGATAGTTAGTGTAGCAATGATCAAATGCGGACAAAATGGCAGCAGACTCTTTAGGCGAAAGTTGCTTCCCGATATCTAATTCAAGGGGGCTGTCAAATATCTCCGACACACAAATGTGGCTAAAAGGATCACCTACATCAAGGGACTTAACAGGTTTTGGTATCTTTTCGAAATCTGAATTACCCTCCGGTTCGCGAGCATAATGTGCGGGAATCATACTTGGGTAGTGTGTAAGAAAGATTCTAAATTTTCCTAAAAGGTCACGACCTATTATGAATGGCCAAGGCATACTTCTAGCAGGTAAAATGATAAGCGAGTGTGTCACACTAATATTACGAATTATGATCCTGCACTCCACTCGACCTAACGTCGTGAGCATAGTATTTCCTAATCCTCGGTACCCAGAAGGGGTAGGTTGATGCGGAAAGTTACCTGGTACTACATTGTCTGCTATTAGACTTACAGGGCTGCCTGTATCAAAAAGTGATCGTAAAAACGTTTGTTCGCTCCATGTATGTTGGATATTGAAACTAACACATACCGTTTCAATTTCGCTAAGCAGTATTTGGTCCGCAGTTTCCTCATCGAATCCATGGGAACCCAGATGGTGCACCGCAGCAGTCGTAACGGGCTGGAAGTTTCGGCACTCTCGATGTGTATGTCCCATTTGGTGGCATTTAAAACAGGATCCCTTGGGGCGGCGTGGCATTGGGCAAGCGCTTTGATAATGGCCGAATTGAGAACAGTTAAAGCATCTGGCCGGTTCATTATTGTTGTTCTGCGCCCATTGACGCGAGGGGCCAGTGCTGCGGGGTGGAGCTGGGGGTTTAGTGCGTAACGGTGCTGGTGTAGGAGTCACGCCACGAGTTTGACGAAAAGTTTCGTATTTTTTCAGCAGGGTTTTAAGGTGCTCGAGCGATTTTGCAGCGAAACGTATGGATGACGTATTAATAGGATCATCAATTCCGTCAATTATAATATTGACCAAGTCTTCCTCTGGAATGACGGTGCCCGCTATTTGCTGCATTTCCAACACATACCTTGTGATGCTTTCATGTTGCGAGAGATGTCGTGCCCTTAGTTTTTTAAACACTTCTTCTAGTGAAGTTTTTGATGTGAAAGTACTAATAAGGTCAGCTTTCAGTGTCTCATAGGTGCATGCGCCTGAGGTTTTAGCAAAAATGGCGGCGGTGTCGGTGAGCAGGCGGCGCATACAGAAAAATTTCAGCTGGTCGTTTAGTGTGTACAAGCTACATACTTGTTCAAATTCTCGAAACCAGTGCTCCACCCCTACTCCTCCTCTTTCACCACTAAATTTTCCTATGAAGTCTTCAAAGTTGGGTACATACACTGGCAGCACTGTAGGTAGCGGCAAAGGGAGCGGTGGTGACGATGTTAAAGATGGCGGCACTGGCTGCGCTGTAGGTAAaggcagcggtggtggtgatgatgatgatggtagcgAAGTCGAAGCGATGTTAGATGACTTCAGCATAGCGATTTTCTGACGAAGTTCGAGCACTTGCAGCTCCTTCTGCAGTGTTTCTAATTCCGTCTCTAACCCGCCAGAATTAGCTGTCTTGACAATTTCTTGCTCGTCATTCATTTGCTTTATCGCCAAATCCCCAGTATCAATACTTTCATGCGTTACTTCGGGCGCAAGCTTTTGTTCGGCTACAACGTGACTTCTAGGAAATAGCTCCTCGTACAACATGCGGATTTGAGCAATCGTAGCGATTGGAGGCACCGGCACTTTCGCGTTCTCCAGCGCACACAACATATCTTCTTTAGACGGCATGGCAcaatcccacttctgagatgtaaACCTCGAATTTTACTAATTTGAACTAAACGTTGAACTTATAAAAGGCACAAAATCGGAAGGCAGAAGAATTAACagaaggctgaaggtgttgtcagtacaacgatccgtaaacgaataatctttatttttgacattcggattatcgcacagttgtcgcggtgatggtcatattccGATCCGGCACTATGGTCTAATTAGGGGTCAAATCTCCAGGGTACTACAGTTGTAAAATCGTCATTGGAATCTGTCCATTGTTTAAGCATCGGCAACAAGCACACTGTCCAGTATGGATAGTGCAAGTGTGCGTTGATATGGatcgaaattaaaattttcatcCCTTTTAGGCCAAATGTGCCTGTCGCCCGATATGGAGCGATAGCACAAAACTGACTGTGGTGAAGTAATTATTTCGTTATCTAACCGATGCTAACGACACACCCGAGCACATAGATAGTTTTACCAGCAAGCGTAGCCGTTTAGATGACACATAAAATGGTACCAGCAAGTGACAAAGTTTGCGTTTTCTCGTTCGACATCATCAAAATGGGCGCATAAGCATCACTTTGAACGAACTGAAGGAGTCTATTCTTCATGTCTCTCTAAACTACCTTAGATTATTTTCAATCATTGTGAAAAGAGTGTACGTAGAAactaaatattatttaaatatgaacattgttttatttattttttctaaaataatatattttatatgtAGATGCCACCTCAATGATGTGAAAAGGTATGAAATGCATCGATTAAACGGTTTGCACGACACATTCCACTGTTCGCGATTGAACAATTTCAACCAACCAGAGTCAAATGGTGGGTCAAATGAATTATTGTACCGAGTCCGCAAAGCTGTTAACGgttgaataaatttaaattttacctCTCGATTGCTCCCACCTCTTCCCCACTTTACCCTACTGATATACTTGCTAGTACTTTTGAATCGCAATCGCATCAATGGAAGATTACTGTAAAGTGTacaaaaattgcattttcaaTTGCGCTTCACTAGGACGACGAACAAGGGATGGcacatgaagaaaaaaaaaaagaaaagtcgATTTTATTGCTGTTGCAGTTTAACACACGCATGCATCACTTGGGCTTTGGAAAAGctttacaatttatttgattttttccaACTGAACTATCACACCTCTTGGAACAATCAACGCTAACAAGCTCTGCACAAATGAACGAGATGATTCAGATGATGCTGTTTGTTGGTAGCGCGCTGTAAGCCGATTTGTTCCCCAGGCACTGTTAGCTTTGTGATTTCATACTGCCATGCAATGTGATTAGAGTCGTTATTTTTATGAGAGGTTTTCAAATTGTTGAGCATTCTGTTCTCTGATTGTTTTAACTGGGATGTCTGAAtaaaaaagttgtttttaGAACATTTTTCATATGTTTTATGCTGTTATATGTTAATTGGAAatcttttattattaattcgtcctttttgaataaaatgaagGCAAGGGAAGGAGaagttttgcttgtttttatatttatttatttcaatataaAATGTTTGTTCCATACTCTTCTTTAAGTCTATAAGCATACATACAATAATCCATAGGTTGTAGAACATTAACAATTCAATTGATTATTGACTTATTTCTAAAATTTCAAGAAATTTCTGTGCCTTATTTTACTTGGGAGCTGAGAGCACCATCTTGCCTAACAAAACAAGGATAGTGCTGATTATCACGGAGTACAAGGATGCCTGGCACAGAAAATTAGCCGAGCATGCCTTGTGAAGAATTCGTACATCTGACCTTAACGATACGATGAGTGAGATATATTATGAGGGTATCGAACGGTTTGACGAACAAGAAGAAGTACACCAGCAATTAGCACAATGCATAGAGAAGATCAAGATAATATGTAAGACGCTGGGTGCAAACGAGGAACAATAAGTGCACCTATGAACTAAATATTCTGGAAAATCATTGTTAATGAAATCAACTTATATGCTACAGACATGCTGAAAAACAAAGAGGCTACCAAAGGTAGCTTATAGGTAGGGTAATAATATCAGACACGCACTTAACATTAGGCTAAAAGAACATACAGCTCAAACAATTCATATTCATAACTTACCGGTATGATTTGTCTCGTGAAGCTATCTGCTTTCGTTTGAATATATTTCCATCCTGTGGTAAATAATCGTGTCAATGGAATAACACAGCATTCCACACATTGGAACATCGAATTGCAATGTTCTTCACGATAGTCGATGGTATTTTTTCCCGTCCGTTAATATGATATGCATCGAATTGCATTCCATGAGCTGAAATCGGTATCACTCGTACCGTTCAAGCAGTGTATCAAGCATCAAACGGTTTCAATGCAGTGCTGCCAGTATTTGATCGAGGATCGGCATTTGATTTTGCAATGCAGTGTCGACTTTCATCCTTTAACATACCGATTATCCACCATATCGAAAAGTAAATGCATTGCTGAAAGCTCAGATTGATAACGGATTCATCAAAATAGTTTCAATAATAGTGTGTAGGAAAATTGAGAAACACAAAGGTGAGTTTATGGTGTTATTATAAAAGTTGCAGCATTTACCGCTTGTAAGTGTAGTTTTCAAAGAGGTGAAGTAACAACAATTAGTTAATATATCATATTTTGGCTTTTAAAGCACCTTTCTGGgtcattttaaaaatgtttcgtCCTCAATTCCAATACGAGAGAAATGAACTTGAACTTTTTCGtcttttcaaacaaatgttACAGTAGAAAAGTGCGAGTGAACATAACGCTCGTCCTGGCGAACGCAGCTTAACTGAGTGACATTTTCATTGTGTGGTTGTCGGTGTCAGTTTGAAGACAGCAATTGAACTTTTCGTTTATGGTACAGGAGCAAGGGATGCAAGCAGCACTTTCCATTTCAGCAAAGAGGCGTAAATCTTGTCATAAAACGAACCATCGGTGACTTTTGTGACAGCAGGATTTATACGAACTTTCTCGAAAGCGCAACCACTTTGTTTCATATTAAAATGTACGTGTCCCTGCAAAGGTACGATATGAGCGCACGACGATGTACACAACGAAAGTGTTTTCAAATGgaagtaatttatttaataccaTCACCCGTGATGGTAGTAAGACCATTCGGTAGGATGcaatttatttaatgttgATTTGTTTAACTATATATAAGTAAAGAATGAACGTTTTGAGtattatttgtatttaaaatcaaatacatTAAACTGCGGCTATTGACACCTTGTTGGTGGGTCTATATACATTGACAGTTTACTTTAAATTTACCGATATAATATGCATGAAGAAAAGTTAGATACTAAATGTATTGTTACATTAGTTGCGTGTTCGCCATGACGAAAACAAACCCAAGCTATGACGAACATGTTATTCACCGACCCATAAGGTCCGTTCGTCGTAACGTTCAGGCCTCCAACACATTTACTTTTCCTTTTAATAAATGTATGCACCAAGCAAGTGCTTTTAAAGATAGTAAGAATTGAGTTCCGACATATTTCTTAAGGGTATAATTTACaacattattttatatattGTGTTAGCCAAACTACTAAAACGGAGCTTTTTACGGTGATCAactaataaaatatgaaatgaGTCCTTTGATACTGGGTTAATCAATTAACTATAATTATAAACACTTGGAATGTACAgtttattgctgctgctgctgctaagaAATCGTAAAAGATGCGTGCTATGtagctttttaatttattagtCTTTGCCATACCAGCCAGACATGCATTGCATTGCATGGAAAGTAACACAAAACATTACACCAAAGAGGATTACCGCTTCAGTATCTTCAATATCAATCCTTTCTTCTAGCTAAGTTCAACGAGCCCGCTGTAGCATTCTAAATAGATTCTTAATTTGCAATTTCACTCCATCCGTCTCCAATAATATAAATGGCCCCTCGTCCATTCGTACTCTCTAATGCAACTGCAGCGTACCACCCTAATCATATGCAAACCGATAACTTTCCGCAAGTACTCGGGTGTATCAGACTCACTAAGACTAAGGGAATGATTCGTAAAGTATACGCATCTTACCAAAGTGCTGCAGAAACTTTCCCCTCAGCTCAGTGCAGAACCGCTAACGAGCGTAACATAAATATCTTCATCGCTATAGCGATACGTACCGTACACCATCCATAAACGGCAACTGGCGGGACTGGCAATCGAAAGCTACAACAAATACGCTACAAATTGTGTCACCCGAGGTGGCAAAGGCTTCTGTAGGGAAAGatagggagagaaagagagagagggagagctaGAGTTCGACCACCACCGGCCATCACTTCTGCGGTACGAGCACAGTTTACTGCACCGACCGTGAGCTTTGACTGCTCTATCAATCGAAGAAGATCCTCGGTACCCTTATCACTTGGCCGCCGACGTCGTTTGTGGGTTTCTGTCTCCAACAGCAGCCACCACCTCAGCTACCCCAGCCTCTAATGATAATAATGGTGCGCGTGAAGTAGTGCCACCGTAGTGCGAATGGCACCGGCAGTAgtatagtaataataatagttgCGTTTGAGCTTTCCCGCAAGAGCCTGCGAGGAATTCCTAGCCGGGATCGGGACACCAAGGTTGAAGGATAGTGTGCCAGCGAACTGTCAGGAGAAAGTTTCACTCCTATCGTGCATTCAGAGCCTTCCTTCGGCGCCGTTCCGGTCTTCGATGATCCACCGAAAAGCGAACGCAGAAGCCGGTTCGCTTCGGCTGGTTGGCTGTCGCGGGCTTACAGTTCTTGCTTGCTTTAATTCTaatattttaaac
Coding sequences within:
- the LOC120904445 gene encoding uncharacterized protein LOC120904445; translated protein: MPSKEDMLCALENAKVPVPPIATIAQIRMLYEELFPRSHVVAEQKLAPEVTHESIDTGDLAIKQMNDEQEIVKTANSGGLETELETLQKELQVLELRQKIAMLKSSNIASTSLPSSSSPPPLPLPTAQPVPPSLTSSPPLPLPLPTVLPVYVPNFEDFIGKFSGERGGVGVEHWFREFEQVCSLYTLNDQLKFFCMRRLLTDTAAIFAKTSGACTYETLKADLISTFTSKTSLEEVFKKLRARHLSQHESITRYVLEMQQIAGTVIPEEDLVNIIIDGIDDPINTSSIRFAAKSLEHLKTLLKKYETFRQTRGVTPTPAPLRTKPPAPPRSTGPSRQWAQNNNNEPARCFNCSQFGHYQSACPMPRRPKGSCFKCHQMGHTHRECRNFQPVTTAAVHHLGSHGFDEETADQILLSEIETPTQTDN